A single region of the Aquarana catesbeiana isolate 2022-GZ linkage group LG07, ASM4218655v1, whole genome shotgun sequence genome encodes:
- the CRELD1 gene encoding protein disulfide isomerase CRELD1 → MDHRSGLMGYFVGTLYFLLVLSNISAAKQEPCMTCMNLVNNFVRGIEKTAGHNFGGGNTAWEEKKLAKYEFSETRLVEVIENACDQSDFECNKMLEVNEEHLETWWFKRPKDPSGLFEWLCMETLKLCCPPGTFGINCTPCPGGTEKPCSGHGKCDGSGTRSGSGTCDCNPSYGGPLCQDCAVGYYEQSRNESHLVCSECHKGCSKCLGPEEDQCNLCKKGWMLHEKKCIDVDECGTLDRCKSNQYCLNTDGSYECRECDKSCIGCMGAGSSRCKKCNAGYYRDGARCLDVDECDSELPKCKGSHEECVNTEGSYNCVCEKGYSRVDGMCRTTNQDDSEKGLFDDITDDEVVVLQQMFFGVVICALATLAAKGDMVFTAIFIGAVAAMAGYWFSEKSDRVLDGFLKGR, encoded by the exons ATGGATCATCGGTCAGGACTGATGGGGTACTTTGTTGGGACGTTGTACTTCCTTCTGGTACTGTCCAACATCAGCGCTGCCAAGCAAGAGCCGTGCATGACTTGTATGAACTTGGTCAACAATTTTGTTCGG ggCATCGAGAAGACTGCTGGACATAACTTTGGTGGAGGCAACACAGCCTGGGAGGAGAAAAAGCTAGCCAAATATGAATTCAG TGAGACGCGCCTGGTGGAGGTGATAGAAAACGCTTGCGATCAGTCCGACTTTGAGTGTAACAAAATGCTGGAGGTGAACGAGGAGCATCTGGAGACTTGGTGGTTCAAGAG ACCGAAGGATCCCAGTGGCCTCTTTGAATGGCTTTGCATGGAAACTCTGAAGTTGTGCTGTCCTCCAGGCACCTTCGGCATCAACTGTACAC CTTGCCCAGGGGGCACAGAGAAACCCTGCAGCGGACATGGCAAATGCGATGGCTCTGGGACACGGTCTGGCTCAGGAACCTGTGACTGTAACCCTTCCTATGGTGGCCCGCTCTGCCAGGACTGCGCTGTCGGTTATTACGAGCAATCCCGAAACGAGAGCCACCTGGTATGTTCGG AGTGCCACAAGGGATGCAGCAAATGTCTGGGCCCGGAGGAAGATCAGTGCAACTTGTGCAAGAAGGGCTGgatgctgcatgaaaaaaaatgcattg ATGTCGATGAATGTGGCACTTTGGATCGCTGTAAATCAAACCAGTATTGTCTGAATACAGATGGGTCCTATGAATGTCGAG AGTGTGACAAATCCTGCATTGGCTGCATGGGAGCTGGTTCTTCTCGATGCAAGAAGTGTAACGCTGGGTACTACCGGGACGGGGCCCGATGTCTGG ACGTCGATGAGTGTGACAGTGAGTTACCCAAGTGCAAAGGCTCACACGAGGAGTGCGTGAACACGGAGGGCAGCTACAACTGCGTGTGTGAGAAGGGTTACTCCAGAGTAGATGGCATGTGCAGAACTACCAATCAAG ACGATTCTGAGAAAGGCCTGTTTGATGACATCACAGATGACGAGGTGGTGGTCCTGCAGCAGATGTTCTTTGGAGTTGTGATCTGTGCTCTGGCCACACTGGCAGCCAAGGGAGACATGGTCTTTACCGCCATCTTCATCGGGGCAGTGGCCGCCATGGCCGGATACTGGTTCTCGGAGAAAAGCGATCGAGTCTTGGATGGCTTCCTGAAAGGCAGATAG